Proteins encoded within one genomic window of Eleutherodactylus coqui strain aEleCoq1 chromosome 1, aEleCoq1.hap1, whole genome shotgun sequence:
- the RCBTB2 gene encoding RCC1 and BTB domain-containing protein 2 isoform X1: MVDVGKWPIFALCPQEDLKLIRKACVFGSGNEVLYITKNDEVFVMGTNSSGCLGTGDAQSIIDPRCVSVLSGKKIESLSCGSGPHVVIITSDGEVYSWGHNAYSQLGNGSTNQALIPCQVSTNLVNKKVVSVACGSHHSMVSTSDGELYAWGYNNSGQVGSGSTANQPIPRRVTSCLQNKIVVGIACGQMSSMAIVDNGEVYAWGYNGNGQLGLGSSGNQPTPCRIATLQGIRVEQVVCGYAHTLALTDEGVMYAWGANSYGQLGTGNKSNQAYPVQVCVDRERIVEIAACHSSHTSAAKSQSGQVFMWGQCRGQAVISPHLTHFSCTDDVFACFSTPAIMWRLLSVEPDDHLTVAESLKKEFDNPETSDLKFLVDEKYIHVHKVLLQIRCEHFRSFLHDSNEDVIEMNQFSYPVFRAFLEYLYTDNISISPEDAIGLLELATLYRENRLKQLCQQSIKQGICEENAVVLLSAAVKYDAQDLEDFCFRFCINHMTMVTQTDAFANMDNDLLKIFINKASKAGAFKN; this comes from the exons ATGGTAGATGTTGGAAAATGGCCGATATTTGCACTATGCCCTCAAGAAGATCTGAAGCTCATCAGAAAGGCTTGTGTGTTCGGTTCTGGAAATGAGGTGTTATACATCACAAAAAATGATGAG GTTTTTGTGATGGGTACAAACAGCAGCGGCTGCTTAGGAACCGGAGATGCGCAGAGTATAATTGATCCTCGCTGTGTTAGTGTTCTCTCAGGGAAGAAGATAGAAAGTCTGAGCTGTGGCAGTGGCCCCCATGTTGTAATCATTACCTCAG ATGGAGAAGTGTATAGTTGGGGTCATAATGCCTACAGCCAGTTGGGCAATGGCTCTACTAATCAAGCTTTAATTCCATGTCAAGTGTCCACCAACTTGGTAAACAAGAAAGTTGTGAGTGTGGCTTGTGGTTCGCATCATTCTATGGTGTCCACGTCCGATGGAGAG ttgtaTGCTTGGGGATATAATAACTCTGGGCAAGTTGGATCCGGCTCTACTGCGAATCAACCAATTCCCAGGAGGGTAACTAGCTGTCTACAGAATAAGATTGTTGTTGGCATTGCTTGTGGTCAGATGAGCTCCATGGCTATAGTGGACAATGGTGAG GTTTATGCGTGGGGCTACAACGGAAACGGGCAGCTGGGATTGGGAAGCAGTGGAAACCAGCCGACGCCGTGCAGAATAGCAACTCTTCAAGGTATTCGTGTGGAGCAG GTTGTCTGTGGCTATGCACATACTCTGGCGCTGACGGACGAAGGTGTAATGTATGCTTGGGGAGCCAACTCTTATGGCCAGTTGGGGACTGGAAATAAAAGTAACCAGGCCTACCCTGTTCAAGTATGTGTGGACAGAGAAAG AATAGTGGAGATTGCAGCGTGCCACTCATCCCACACGTCTGCTGCTAAATCTCAGAGCGGCCAGGTATTTATGTGGGGACAATGTCGGGGACAAGCGGTCATCTCTCCTCATCTCACCCACTTCTCTTGCACGGACGATGTGTTTGCCTGTTTCTCCACTCCTGCCATAATGTGGCGCCTCCTTTCTGTAG AGCCGGACGACCACCTGACGGTAGCAGAGTCTCTGAAGAAGGAATTTGACAATCCAGAAACTTCAGATTTGAAGTTTTTGGTGGATGAAAAGTACATTCATGTCCACAAAGTCCTCCTTCAGATCAG atGTGAACATTTTCGTTCATTTTTACATGACAGCAATGAAGATGTAATTGAAATGAACCAGTTTTCTTATCCAGTATTTCGCGCTTTCCTAGAGTATCTTTATACTGATAATATCAGCATATCTCCAGAGGACGCCATTG GACTTTTGGAGCTAGCTACACTGTATAGAGAAAATAGGCTGAAGCAGCTATGCCAGCAGAGCATAAAACAAGGTATCTGTGAAGAGAATGCGGTGGTACTTCTGTCAGCTGCCGTTAAGTATGATGCTCAG
- the RCBTB2 gene encoding RCC1 and BTB domain-containing protein 2 isoform X2, which produces MVDVGKWPIFALCPQEDLKLIRKACVFGSGNEVLYITKNDEVFVMGTNSSGCLGTGDAQSIIDPRCVSVLSGKKIESLSCGSGPHVVIITSDGEVYSWGHNAYSQLGNGSTNQALIPCQVSTNLVNKKVVSVACGSHHSMVSTSDGELYAWGYNNSGQVGSGSTANQPIPRRVTSCLQNKIVVGIACGQMSSMAIVDNGEVYAWGYNGNGQLGLGSSGNQPTPCRIATLQGIRVEQVVCGYAHTLALTDEGVMYAWGANSYGQLGTGNKSNQAYPVQVCVDRERIVEIAACHSSHTSAAKSQSGQVFMWGQCRGQAVISPHLTHFSCTDDVFACFSTPAIMWRLLSVEPDDHLTVAESLKKEFDNPETSDLKFLVDEKYIHVHKVLLQIRCEHFRSFLHDSNEDVIEMNQFSYPVFRAFLEYLYTDNISISPEDAIGLLELATLYRENRLKQLCQQSIKQGPGRLLLQILHKPYDYGYPDGRLC; this is translated from the exons ATGGTAGATGTTGGAAAATGGCCGATATTTGCACTATGCCCTCAAGAAGATCTGAAGCTCATCAGAAAGGCTTGTGTGTTCGGTTCTGGAAATGAGGTGTTATACATCACAAAAAATGATGAG GTTTTTGTGATGGGTACAAACAGCAGCGGCTGCTTAGGAACCGGAGATGCGCAGAGTATAATTGATCCTCGCTGTGTTAGTGTTCTCTCAGGGAAGAAGATAGAAAGTCTGAGCTGTGGCAGTGGCCCCCATGTTGTAATCATTACCTCAG ATGGAGAAGTGTATAGTTGGGGTCATAATGCCTACAGCCAGTTGGGCAATGGCTCTACTAATCAAGCTTTAATTCCATGTCAAGTGTCCACCAACTTGGTAAACAAGAAAGTTGTGAGTGTGGCTTGTGGTTCGCATCATTCTATGGTGTCCACGTCCGATGGAGAG ttgtaTGCTTGGGGATATAATAACTCTGGGCAAGTTGGATCCGGCTCTACTGCGAATCAACCAATTCCCAGGAGGGTAACTAGCTGTCTACAGAATAAGATTGTTGTTGGCATTGCTTGTGGTCAGATGAGCTCCATGGCTATAGTGGACAATGGTGAG GTTTATGCGTGGGGCTACAACGGAAACGGGCAGCTGGGATTGGGAAGCAGTGGAAACCAGCCGACGCCGTGCAGAATAGCAACTCTTCAAGGTATTCGTGTGGAGCAG GTTGTCTGTGGCTATGCACATACTCTGGCGCTGACGGACGAAGGTGTAATGTATGCTTGGGGAGCCAACTCTTATGGCCAGTTGGGGACTGGAAATAAAAGTAACCAGGCCTACCCTGTTCAAGTATGTGTGGACAGAGAAAG AATAGTGGAGATTGCAGCGTGCCACTCATCCCACACGTCTGCTGCTAAATCTCAGAGCGGCCAGGTATTTATGTGGGGACAATGTCGGGGACAAGCGGTCATCTCTCCTCATCTCACCCACTTCTCTTGCACGGACGATGTGTTTGCCTGTTTCTCCACTCCTGCCATAATGTGGCGCCTCCTTTCTGTAG AGCCGGACGACCACCTGACGGTAGCAGAGTCTCTGAAGAAGGAATTTGACAATCCAGAAACTTCAGATTTGAAGTTTTTGGTGGATGAAAAGTACATTCATGTCCACAAAGTCCTCCTTCAGATCAG atGTGAACATTTTCGTTCATTTTTACATGACAGCAATGAAGATGTAATTGAAATGAACCAGTTTTCTTATCCAGTATTTCGCGCTTTCCTAGAGTATCTTTATACTGATAATATCAGCATATCTCCAGAGGACGCCATTG GACTTTTGGAGCTAGCTACACTGTATAGAGAAAATAGGCTGAAGCAGCTATGCCAGCAGAGCATAAAACAAG